AGGCGAGAGCGATCAGGAGCCCGGCCCGAGGAGCTCTGCTCTCGGCCGCGCCGACCGCGCCCGCCATGCCGAGGCCGACGGGCAGCGTGCAGGGACAGACGCTGCTCGACGTGACGCCCGCGAGCAGCGCCACGATCCACACGGAGCCGTCGGCGAGGCCGGTCGTGAACCGCGCGAGGAACTCCTCCAGGGTCATGGTGCGTCGTCCGCAAGGGTCGGTGGCCCCGCCTTGTAGCCGAGGCGGTCGATGGCGCCGACCAAGTCTTCGGGCTTGACCTTGTCCGCGGTATAGCGAACGCGAGCGATACGATGCTCCAGGCTGACCTCAACGTCGCTTACACCGTCGAGGGCCCGCAGAGCCTTCTTCACCTGCGCCGCGCATGATGCGCAGGTCATGCCCTCGATGGGGATCGCGACGGTACCGGCGGAAGAAGCCGCAGGTATGGATTCAGCAGCTGCCAACCCGCCGGCGGGGCTCGCCAGACGCACGAGCGCGATGGCCGCTGGGAGTGCGGCCAGCGCCCGAGCCGCCCCGCTCGGCCGCTCGCGCCGCTTGGCCGCCACCAAGGCGCAGGCGATCAGCTCGGCCGGCGGAGCACCGCTCCTCGCCCCCCCGCGAACTCGTAGATGCGCCAGCACGCGGCCTCGCTCGGCTGCGCGCCTGCCGCGTCGCGTCCGTCGACGAGGACCGTGGGCGACCCGAAACCCTTGACACGCGCCGGGGTCCCGCGCGCAGACCTGTTCCATTCCACCCACTGTGTCGCGATCCCCGCCTCGACGAGAGCACGCCGGAGATTCGTGCGCGCCTCGGCGGCGTTCGGGCAGTCAGGGTCGTACACCAGCTCGACGGTCACCGGCCGCGCTCCTCCAAGCTCTCCAGGATCGGGCACTCGCTCACCGGCCCGCGACCCGCACACACTGCCGTGATACGCACGAGGACCTTCTTCATGGCGCGCAGGCCACGAAGTTTCTCCTCGATGTCCGCGATCTTCGCCTCCGCGCGGCGGCGCACATCGGCGCACGACGTGCGTGGATTCAGCCGCAGCGCGAGCAGCTCCCGGACCTCCTTCAACGAGAACCCGAGCGCCTGCGCTTGCTTTATGAAACGCAGCCGACGCACGGCCTCAGCATCGAACGCGCGATAGCCGGCGGATGTACGCGGCGGCTTCGGGAGCAGGCCCCGGCGCTCGTAGTACCGGATGGTCTCCAGGTTCACGCCGCCTTGGATCGCCAACTCGCCGGTCCTGAGACCTTCCATCTCGCTCACCTCGAGTTGGCATCCTACACCCAGTACCGTAGTACAGGGTCAATGCCCCCCACGGAGCCCCACGAATGGAACCTTCGCAAGACCGTCACGTCCAAGCCGAGCCTGTCCGCCGCACCTGTCAGGAGAACGCAGGTCCAGGTGACGCGGAAGCGAACTTGTCCAGATAGCCGCTGAGCAAGCGGCTGAACACGGGCCCCCCGGCCACCTCAGCGATGGTTTGCAGGTCGATTCCGCGGCGTAAGAACAGTCTGGATCAGCCGACGCGCGCCACGTCGTCGTACCTGAACCGCGATTCATGGCACAACCTTGCCTACCGCGAACGGTTCGCTCGCGGTAGGACAGCCCTCTTGGGTAGACCAGCGCCGGAGCGGAGTCCGGCGTCCTCCATTGCCAGGCCCGCCACACAGCAGCCGCCCGCTTCTCGTGAACTCACCAGCCGATGCACACACCCGGTCCGGAATGCCTTGACGCGCGAACCCAGGCGATGTACCTAAACCGTCCAGACGGTATAGTCAATGAAACGACGCTCCAATTCTCGCGATCTCATTCTCGACGCCACGGAGGCGCTGGCGCTCGACGCGGGCGCGAGCCGCGTCACGCTAGATGCCGTCGCCGAACGCGCAGGCGTCAGCAAAGGTGGCCTGCTCTATAACTTCCCCAGCAAGGGAGCGCTGCTCGAAGGCCTGATTGCGCGACTGTGCGAGCGCTTCGATCAGGCCAAGGAGGCTGCGAGAGCGAGCTCGGGTGGTGGACGAGCGGCGGGCCTCAAGGCGTACGTTGCAACGGCGCTCGCGACCGAGGGCAGCAACAACACCGCCGCCGGAGCCCTGCTCGCGGCGATCGCCAACGACCCCAAGCTGCTCAGGCCCGTGCGTGAACATCACCGGCGCTACGTCGAAGAATTGGCAGCCTCTGAGCTCCCGTTCGCACAGGCGGCAGTGGTCTGGCTGGCAACCGAAGGCCTATGGCTCTATGAGCTGCTGAAGCTCTCGCCGCTCGTCTCGTCCCAACGGAGGCAGGTTGTCAAGGAGCTGCTGCGACTCGCCGACGGAGCTGCAGGCTCGGGCGGCCGGTCAGCGGCGAATCGGGGCTCACCGCCCGCCCGAACGCGCCCCCCTTCACGGCGCCACGCGGATCGCGGCGCTCGGTGAAGCAAGGAGGTCTCGTATGCTCTTCACGATCGGAGATTACCTCGCCGGAAGCATCCTCGGGATTGTCACCGCGCTGGTGGTACGGGCCATCACCTGGCCGGGAATGGACATGGTCATAGCCATGTTGGTCGGGATGGCAGCAGGGATGGTCCTCCACTTGGTTGTTGGTCTCGTCCTGTCACCCTGCCTCGGCATGTTCGAGACGATGATGCCGGCATCGCTGATCGGGATGTACGGCGGGATGTTCTTCGGCATGCGCGACTCGATGGCCGCCGGTTCGGCGACCCACGCTGCGGCCGCCGGCGTCGGGGCGATCTTTGGCGTCGTCGTCGTGCTCGGCGTCAAGGTCTACGACGCGATCCTCCGCGGCACGGTCCTCGACGTTGGAGAATGAGAGGAGGGCGCCATGACGGACAGAGTCACCCAGGAGAAATGGGACGCGGCGAGTCGCACCTTCGATCTCTTCACCTTCGCCGACGATCGGCGGCTCGGACCGCACAAGCGCCGGCTCTTCCAGAAGATCC
Above is a window of Deltaproteobacteria bacterium DNA encoding:
- a CDS encoding TetR/AcrR family transcriptional regulator, producing the protein MKRRSNSRDLILDATEALALDAGASRVTLDAVAERAGVSKGGLLYNFPSKGALLEGLIARLCERFDQAKEAARASSGGGRAAGLKAYVATALATEGSNNTAAGALLAAIANDPKLLRPVREHHRRYVEELAASELPFAQAAVVWLATEGLWLYELLKLSPLVSSQRRQVVKELLRLADGAAGSGGRSAANRGSPPARTRPPSRRHADRGAR
- a CDS encoding heavy-metal-associated domain-containing protein, translating into MEQVCARDPGACQGFRVAHGPRRRTRRGRRAAERGRVLAHLRVRGGARSGAPPAELIACALVAAKRRERPSGAARALAALPAAIALVRLASPAGGLAAAESIPAASSAGTVAIPIEGMTCASCAAQVKKALRALDGVSDVEVSLEHRIARVRYTADKVKPEDLVGAIDRLGYKAGPPTLADDAP
- a CDS encoding MerR family transcriptional regulator; translated protein: MEGLRTGELAIQGGVNLETIRYYERRGLLPKPPRTSAGYRAFDAEAVRRLRFIKQAQALGFSLKEVRELLALRLNPRTSCADVRRRAEAKIADIEEKLRGLRAMKKVLVRITAVCAGRGPVSECPILESLEERGR